Within Paenibacillus sp. RUD330, the genomic segment GGCTTGCCGGAGCGGGCGGTCGCACGGCGGGTGCTTGCCAATTCGCTTCAGGTCGCCTTGCCGATGTTCGGCATGGCGGTGCCGATCCTGCTCGGCAGCACCGTCGTCGTGGAGAACGTGTTCGCCTGGCCGGGACTCGGCACGCTGAGCGTCAAGGCGATCCTCGGCCGCGATTACCCGGTCATCCAGGCGTTCGTGCTGCTGCTGGCATCATCGTTTGTCGCGTTCAACGCCGTATCGGAAGTCATAAGCGGGCTTCTGAATCCCCGATTGAGAAAGGATCTCGAATGAAACGAATCTCTCGGCTCTTGTCGGACCGGCTGGCGCTGCTCTCGCTCGCGGTGCTGGCGGCGATCGCCGCTGCCGGCATGCTGGCTCCGTGGCTCGCGCCCCATCCGCCGGATGAGGTGAACATGGCGCTGCGTTATGGCCCGTGGTCGCTCCATTATCCGCTTGGCAACGATCAGCTCGGCCGCTGCGTGCTGTCCAGACTCCTTTACGGCATCCGCCCGAGCGTGCTGCTCGTGCTGGCCGCCGTGCTCGCCTCCGTCCTGATCGGTGCGGCCGTCGGCATGGCTGCCGGCTACGCCGGAGGCCGGACGGACGCGCTGCTCATGCGGTTATGCGATGTGATGCTCTCGTTTCCCGGTTATGTCATGACGCTCGCGGTGATCGGCGTGCTCGGCGTCGGGCTGCAGAACATCCTGCTGGCGTTCATCCTGATGAAATGGGCCTGGTTCGCGCGGATCGTACGCGCCTCCGTCCGCCAGATCGCCGATGCCGACTATGTGCGGTTCGCACGGACGCTCGGCACCGC encodes:
- the opp1C gene encoding nickel/cobalt ABC transporter permease, with amino-acid sequence MKRISRLLSDRLALLSLAVLAAIAAAGMLAPWLAPHPPDEVNMALRYGPWSLHYPLGNDQLGRCVLSRLLYGIRPSVLLVLAAVLASVLIGAAVGMAAGYAGGRTDALLMRLCDVMLSFPGYVMTLAVIGVLGVGLQNILLAFILMKWAWFARIVRASVRQIADADYVRFARTLGTAPAAILFRHILPVCLPELAVVASSSFGSTLLQVSGLSFLGLGIQAPQAEWGMMLSEARQSMFSRPELMLAPGLMIVLTVSAVNFLSDAMQQAVDPQAGSSKRHQPARAEAALIGKEVV